In Osmerus mordax isolate fOsmMor3 chromosome 27, fOsmMor3.pri, whole genome shotgun sequence, the sequence TAACTGAGTAacttataataataatgtgCCCATGTTCACGATCTGAGTAacttataataataatgtgCCCATGTTCACGATCTGAGAAacttataataataatgtgCCCATGTTCACGATCTGAGAAacttataataataatgtgCTCATTTCACAGACTTCACTTCCTTTACAGTTGGGTTTCTCCACTTGGCCTTGGCACAATTAGTTTACTTGGAGAAGAGAATGTTCGTGTTGGTTGTGTTGCAGAGACAACTGTTCTCTGAGTAGCAGGAATGTTTTTATTGAAACATTTAGTTGCTGAGTTTGGCTAAGTAGTGAGGCATTTATCTGGACTACAACACTTAGTAAAAGGTCCTAAATGAAATGTGGACTGGTTGGCTTGGTTACGGCTTGGTTCGTCAGTTTTATGGGGATAACATGCAAATCGAGTATTAGGCTTTCATTAATATATTTATTACACGAAAATCTGGACTCTAAACtgtattttgccattttgaatCTTGGAGACGTGATCACGGAAGAAATATGCAGAGGAATTAAGTAGGTAATGTCATCATCGAAACATTTTCACGGCAGCTTCATAACCCTAAACACAACAGCAACTCTTCCTTAAACACTTCCTCTTTTTGTTCGAAAAGAGGAAGTGTCTCCTGAACACCTGCAGTCGACCGGGTTCCTCGGTCCTCGTCACAAAAGGAAGTGCTCCATGGGCTATAAACAAAGGAAGGATCATCTGTGGAGCGAACTCTTTCCTGTGTGACTGGGGGAGTGTGAAGGGCAACTCTGGACAATAGAGGCCCCCGGCCAGGGGTCACTGTGGCTCTCAGAGCTGCTCTGGCCAATCAGTCAGTACCCACGGGCCAAAGCAATGTGCTTGACACATTAACACGGTGAAACAGTGGCCCGTTTCATGACTCATACTGAAGCATCTTAAACAACGATGCCACGAAGCAGAATCCACATGGCCTGCAGAATCGAAAGCGTTTTAAGCGGGGGAAATATCCTAAGCTCTCCAGTTGTTCAGcagctaggttaggctaggtgaggctaagctaggttaggcGATCGGGCTTGATCGGTCTTTCAAAGATGGTTGAAAGGAGAAGTCCTCTGGATCTCTCCATCGGAGCGGCCGAAGGAGTCGACCGGAGGGTGTGGCGTTTTtctcctgcagctgctggagAGGCCGCCTTTGAAGAGCGCAAGTCATCCAGGAATTCCAACAATGCCCTCTCCGCATGGTGCACGGTGGCCGCAGGGCCGCCAGGAGGCTGAGTAAGCAAGGGTGGGATGTCTGAGGCCTGAGACCTGGGGTAGGGAGCCGGCtacggggggaggagaggtggagggatgggggagggagggagggagggagggagggagggagggagggagggagggagggagggagggagggagggagggagggagggagggagggagggagggagggagggagggagtggaggggaggggaggggaggggagacagaggtgcgggagggagggagggaggtcaagCGGAAGGCGGATTTGGAGGAAGGAGAAGTCAGGGGACTCAGGGAGATCAGCAGGTTCTTGTGATGTAGGTAAACTTGGAGGCTGGGGTTTTGGCTCATGGGAGAGGAAACTGCTTTGTGCTACACAGTGCTAGGAGGTTATATTGAGCATCCCTAATTGACAGATTCATTGCAGGGGTTTTAGAGAATGTTGAAGTGAAACAAATGCTATTAGCTGAACACAATCCCTTCTGACAGGTTGCCTAAAAGGGTGAATCCGAAATAACAAACAATGCAGTTGCAGAGCAGAGATTCACTACACTCTTTCAAAATAACCATAACCGTATTTGAGATAGTGGGTCAACGTCAGGAAATGTGTCCCtctaaataagaaaaaaaaactgtacagtacatttacgACAGTCAATCATTTCAAACCAACTACAACTGATGTTGCCTGGGAGGAAATTCTACTCTCTAAACCTACATGCAGCAGCCATCCGTCCATGAGCAgatgtcccccctcccccccgctcttGTGGAACGTGTGACATCATCCAGTGTTAAACAATGCAGCGTCTCCAGACTGAATGCGGCCAGTGTGTGAGGTcatcagagagagacggagcgcCAGGCAGCCGTGTCATTAAAGGCTGCTGTTTACATGACTCACTGCAGGGCTAAGGCTGCCCTTACCCAGCCTCAAGTCCTCCCAACACCTCTGGCGTGGGCTCTCCAGTTGGTACTGACAACCCGCTCGGCAAACAACAAATGTGTCAAACACACCATGACACTCCTCTGTGGtgtccccacacacagccccccacagCCAGGCTCAAGTCCTGCCATCCATTCCCTGTGTTTTCCCCGCGGTAAACACAGTGCCTACAAGTTCACTTTATTTCCCTAGTTCACTCAATACACATGCACTTCCTTAATCCTTACAAATGGGTAGCTCGAGTGATTCCCTATGTCAATAAATAAACAATGCAAAGAATCGTCTCAAACGCTGAGCAACGGATCAATCAATAATAACCTCAAACCTTTCTGACCCAAGCCAAGCCCTCAGGACGTTGTTTAGGTCTAACTGTAGCAGCCAGGGTGCTCTGATGTGGTTAATGATCACCCAGAGCGAAACTAGGTAGAACAAGCAGAACAAACAGCTACTATCGGCTAGTGTGTGGTCACATGATATACACAATAAAAGTCAAGTTAAGAGTCCTTAACAGTTTTCTGAGAAGGTTAACAAGAGCAGAGAAAGGGCTTCCGTGAGGCGTGTAGCCTGAAACCTGATAACAGAACTGAGTTTATGAGAGTTGACAGAGTATTAACCAATGTAATAGGAAAATGTATCGTTATTAGCACCTTGCTACTTTACTTTACAAGATTACGGTAATTTtgtcctgttacacacacacatacttacatacacacacacattaagtttCCTCCACATAATTTCACAGTACGTTGTGTTTTCCATAATAACTCTGACCTCCCCTGTAATAAAAATTAAATTAATTGTCATAAATGTTGACACCCCTGGTGGACTGTGACCTCACATAGATGAGGTCACATGACTGGAGCGAGGGAAAACATCCACCAAGACTCTGAAGTCTTTCTGGAAAAAAGGCGTGTGCTTTAGATCTCCACATTTAACCACAACGTTGCGTAATCCCTTCTCCTGTTCCCGACCGAGAAGCCCTGATAAGAAGGCTCTCAGTGAGATGAATCATGAGGCCTACACACCTTGATTAAGACGTGATAAAATACACAAAGAAAAGTCAGGTCTGGTCAAGACCAACACCGGTCAAGACATTTCTGATGAAGTAGATCTTGAGCCTCAGTCTAAATCTCTCAATCACTTTGACTGTTGAGCCGCACAGGCCGTCGCTTTCGTACCTACGACCGAATCACAGCCGCGCTGATATTCAGTAATAGCCACTCCCTCTCATGTGATAACCCCGTCTCACCCAGTCCTCCACGTCGCGGCCCTCAGGGGCCAGTCCTCCAGTCAGGGGCGCGTCCCAGTAGATGTTGGGCTTCCCGTAGCGCCAGATCTTGCTGCGTGTTTTGTGCGCGAAGACAGCAGCGACCACCAAGGCGATCACCACCAGGAATCCACACACCATGGCCACGCCCTGGGGGGACAACGTCAACATGTTGACatatgacatacacacacagttctacacacacacacacagttctacacacacacacacagttctacacacacacacacagttctacacacacacacacagttctacacacacacacacacacacacacagttctacacacacacacacagacacacacacgtgctaaacaaacacacacagttctacacacacacacagttctacacacacacacacagttctacacacacacacacagttctacacacacacacacagacacacacagttctacacacacacacacagttctacacacacacacacagacacacacagttctacacacacacacacagttctacacacacacacacagacacacacagttctacacacacacacacagttctacacacacacacacagttctacacacacacacacagacacacacacgtgctaaacaaacacacacagttctacacacacacacacagacacacacacgtgctaaacatacacacacagttctacacacacacacagacacacacacgtgctaaacaaacacacacagttctacacacacacacacacagacacacacacgtgctaaacaaacacacacagttctacacacacacacacacagacacacacacgtgctaaacaaacacacacagttctacacacacacacacagacacacacacgtgctaaacaaacacacacagttctacacacacacacacagacacacacacgtgctaaacaaacacacacagttctacacacacacacacagacacacacacgtgctaaacaaacacacacagttcttcacacaaacactcttacaGGTTTGTCTGTTAGTGGGACATCTCGTATTGTTATGTAGTTACATAGTAGTCATTGTAACCTTAATTGAAATCGTTGCCACacactcgctctggataagagcgtctgctaaatgactaaatgtaactcttCATGTAAACTACCAGACAACATCCTTTTCTTTTCCAAAATGACACTTAAAACTTGATATAAGTTgggcaggaccccccccccccccctcacctcttgtGGGTCCACAAAGCAGTAGTGGTACAGGTACTGGTTGTACATGGGGaagcctcccacccctcccatgTTGGAGTAGCCAGCCCCATACAGATTCTGACACATCATCAACATGGGGTTGTACATCATGCTGGAGGAGCTCTGGGCCATAGGGTTCACCCCGACGATGTACACGATGCTGATGATGCCTTCGAGGAAGGCCATGATGCAGCTGGTCACCAGGATCGCCAGGTAGAACTTCCTGCAGCGGAACACGGCCGTCTTGGAGAAACCGGCGATGAAGAAGCCCAGCGCCACCACGAAGTTGATGGCCGCCATGGCGATCATGCTGGTTTTAGCCGAGTAGGGCGTCGGGTAGGAGCTGTATTGGTTGCCGTAGCCCCCATACCCTCCTCCGTACCCTCCTCCGTACCCTGATCCATAGCTGCTGCCATAGTTACTGCCATAGCCCCCAtacccccccaaccctgacccgtACGACCCCATGCCCATCTGGTACCCCTGCATGTCCCACATCAGAGTGGAGGCCACGCAGGCGAATATAGCCACACAGAGCACCACCACCACGCCCATCATGGCCTTGACGATGCCGGGCGGAGAGATCCACTTGTAGAAGTGCTGGGGCTTGTCCTCCATGTAGTAGGACCCGGGGGGGGGCGGGTAGGGGTCAAAGTCACTCTTGGGGGAGGTGAAGCTAACTGGTGGGCCGTAGCCATTGGAGGGGGCGGTGTAGGGAGGGCTGTACACGGGAGGGCTGTCGTAACGCTGTTTCTCGAACATACTGGCACGTATGTAGGAGCCTGGGGAACACAACAAGCAGATACCGTCAGATACAAGATGTGACATGGTAGAAGTCCAAGAAGTACTGGGAGATACAATATCTGGCCAAGTTTCGGACAACACCAAGACGTTTACTTTGATAAACGCAGCTGCGGGTCGTTAGGGAGGGCAGGGCTTGGCTCTCTTCAGGAAAACGGTTTGATGGATTTGTGGGAATGTGTGCCGTGCTGTTGTTCAAACAGATCTGAGATTTGCTTAGTGCTCGCGCATTCACTCGCTTCTCTGCTGAAGGTGCCCTACTTTCTTTTCCTGAACCGAGGTAGCGAGTGCACAGACCTCACAAGCAATTACACCCAAAACAAGTCACACATAGTCATTTCCAACATTACACGCTGTAGCGCCTCAGAGGCCTGACCTCAGAGTTCTGTGAAGCAGCCAAGGCAGAAACGGCGTGGAGACGTCGGTACCAGGAATCAAGGGTTCCGCCGACAGCACAAAGCCATCGTTCTTCCAGTCAACCCCAAGCTGTGGGAGTCTCCCCTCAATCCCTCATATTGTCCAGCGGACTTTGAACATTTCACATCCCGCCCTCAGCCTGccaagttttgtttttgttttgtttcaaatCATTCACAGATACGCTACTCTTGCAGGGTAAACATGCCAAACAAtgaccattcttctgctgctctctacacacacacacacacacactagggggtggggggaggggggcctggggggccagGAAGGgcggcaatgtgtgtgtggggggggatgaggggaattGGCCGTTTTGAACAAATACCAGACATAATTGCAGATGATTCCGAAAGAAGTTTCAGAATAATGTGCTCGAGACAGAAAATAACAAATAACGAATAATAACCTCACTTCTGAAGTGAAGGTCATCTCAGTTTGGGACATCTGCAGAGTGCCCATTGTTCCACTCAGTAATCTGCAACCGTGTAACACGCCGACAGAACGTCCTGTGAACGTTTTGGATAACAGCACATCAGCGCGGAGCTACAGGAGGAGACAGCTACATGAGGAACCGTGAAGAAGCACTCCCTGGCCCTCTAAACGGGACTCTCCTAACAAAGGCCAGACTGTCCATCCTGGAggcctggcaggcaggcaggcagagcccAGCCCCCGGCTCTGCAGCCATTACTCTGGTCTTTACGACCCTGTCTGGCACAGCTACTGTAGGGGACTTGCCTCGGGGGCCCCCCATCTCAGTCACcttcccttcatcctcccctccttatGCCCCCTAGATccttcatccttccctccttACGCCCCCTAGatccttcatcctcccctccttacGCCCCCTAGatccttcatcctcccctccttatGCCCCCTAGATCCTTCATCCTCCTTACGCCCCCTAGatccttcatcctcccctccttatGCCCCCTAGATCCTTCCCTCCTTACGCCCCCTAGatccttcatcctcccctccttacGCCCCCTAGatccttcatcctcccctccttatGCCCCCTAGatccttcatcctcccctccttatGCCCCCTAGatccttcatcctcccctccttatGCCCCCTAGATCCTTCATCCTCCACTCTcgccctcccttccttctcccacTGTGCCACCCTCCTTTTCTTCTTTATACTCAACTTCTCTGCTTTGTTTTTGGAGTAGGCTAGGTGGGCCgggcgtggagggggggggggctatgggAGATTTGAAGCTGCTAGTCGCAGGGACGGCGTTGCCATGGTAATAGGTGAGCAcataaaaaatagaaaaagaggCACAGCCTAGAGAGGATCCAACAAGAGCTCTTCTGTGTGGTTCTCGAGTGGATGGAGTGGGAgcaaggcagggaggggaggggaggagggaggggaggggagggaagggaggcgaGAGGATCAGGTGTCTTCTCTGGGGGGGAAGGGCGGGGCCACAATCCTCTGTTGAGGATCATCAACCGCATGCTCACTGGGCCCTGTCCTCCTTAGAGaacaattccccccccccccccccccccccagatccacacacacacacacacatctcagtatGAGACACCTGGAGTGTGCACCTGTCAAGCTCTCCCTAAGGGTCTACAAATACACTGGACTACAAACACCAGGACACACCCCGACCATAAAATGTGCTCCCATACTGAAGCACTTTAGTGTACACCTGTAGGCACCGTGGATGAAAAGAACCTGCTCCATTTTGGTAGAACAATACGACAGGAACATGGTGTTTATCTCTGACAAAGCCAGAAGACTTTCCATATACTGAGATGCTGTCGAGCACATTCAATTAACGTCTTGTGGTTGactttgttttgcttttttaaGCCCCTTTCACATGCTTCACGTCACAAATAATTAACTCCATGCCTTCCATAGGCTGTAACTGATACCAAGCATAATTAGGCCTATAGTTTCATCACCATTATTGCGCTCAAAGGTACGCCAGTTTCATATGATGGTACAATTGCACTACAaagcaggaatgtgtgtgtgttattatgaACTTAATCAAAATGTTTAGTCTTATAACGGAAAGTATTCACTGAGTAGGCCTGTACATGTATTTTTTCTTTGTCCGTTTCTTTGCTATGCAATACGCTTGGAAAACCAATCACATGCTTCAAAAGAAAGCATTTGAAAATAATCTTCCAGTTATAAACGAGCTTATTCCTAATGTCAGAATATTGTGTTTGTATTCAATCTCACTTTCCACTCCTTCTGATGGAAGTTAATTTCACTTACCTGAAGTTGATATAAAAAAGAAGCACTCGACCAATCTCGTCTGTCCGAAATCGAACCCGAATTCGCTTTTTCTTCGGTTTGTCAAGTTCCAACAATTCCTCTTCGAGTCTGAACCAAGTCTAGTTTGTATAATCTTCGTGGGCTACCTATTATTAGTCAAAAATATGTCGCTCGCTACTCTAAATCTCTCCGACTCCTGTACGCAGATACAACGGTCCTAAAAGACCTCTGAACAAGTGTTTCGTGCACTACGCTTGCCCAAGAAGGGACGTCGGATAGCGGAGTCCAGCCCTATGTAGTAAGGTGCGCTAGCCGATACAAGGGTGTAAGACTGTATGGTCAGTTCTAGGGACACGCAATTCctcccctttaaaaaaaaaaataaggaCGTCGAAACAGGTAGGTTAGAGAAAAGTATTCATGCAAACTCCAGAGTCCCGAAAAAACGATCTTTTGGCTTACAGTGCCATCGTCCGGACTGAAAATGTTGATTCAAGCGCATGGGTCACCGAGCTGGACTTTGACGTCAAAATATTGGCTTGGTCCGTGACGCGACTGCTTATTCAGTCATATAAACACTTTTTTCTTGTCCTTTTAAAAACTTAGAGATAATATTGTTTCTGTAGTAGGCTAATAATACAATAATGTACAGAttaaaaaattacaaaaaacaGAAGATATCATAGGGGAGTGAACCTTCTGCAGATTTATTTGAGCGAATAACTAAAGCACTGGGTTAATTCAATTAATCATCGACAATGAATTCAGTGAACTGACTTCATGGTCGTTAAGGTGAGTTTGATTTCAAATGTAGTTCAGTAGTTGGACGCTAGATGGCGATGCAAGTTATTTTCTCCCTGGTAGAATAACTATGAATTCCCCAAATAAAAATCTCCAAGTAGGTTCCTTGCAAACTGCCCTGTTCTAAGAACCAACATATTTGGGTCATTGAAACAAGAATATCAGAACTTGTAAACTTCTCTCCACTCTTGATACAAATCAATGTATACAGCATGGCAATAGAGGATTTTATTATTAACTGTTGAAGACTACATAAAAATTAGAAATTGTATTAAAATCCCTACGGATTTAGCTTTCATTGACGGATCTTGATCGGCCAGATGAGGATGGTGCATAGAGACACAGCCGCTGCCATGGCGACGCCACCGGTTACGATCACCATGACATCGCAATAGAACCACACGCAGGCGGGGCAGCAAGTTTCTGTGCTGTTGAAAAAAATACACAGCATCATAATTTCCTTGACTGGTATACAAGTACAGGGTTTCCTGAAGGTAACATTCATGCTTTATGGGACAGTGAAAGGATGAGACAGTgaaagacaggggagagagagacaggggaagacatgcagggaATAGTCTGGGCTGGAACCTGAGCTGTGGGTCGTCCGATTCTGTCCCTCCACTCACCTACAGGGGTGCATGCTTTGTATGATGATAACTCCCAAGCCGTTGGACATTTTGTCTGTGAAGCTCATCGCCCCGTACACAAACGCCCCACTTTGCTGGCGGGACAAGACAGAACGTTCAGCTCAAAAGTCACACGGATCCAGCCATGGCGAGAAGCTGCGTTAGAACGGTttggaaatgtaaaaaaatgttcCCGGCTCGTTCTCACCGTTTGGTGCCCGATGAGACGTGCCGTCATGGAGAGCGACATGACAAGGACGGTGGCGGAGCCCGCCCCCAGCAGCACCCCTGCCCCGTACACCTGCCGACCCATCTTCACATCCACCAGCACCCAGTAGGAGAAGCCCGACACCAGCAGCAGGCCCAGGAAATACGTCATCTGAGGTCAGACGGCCACAgaggtcatttacatttagtcatttagcagacgctcttatccagagcgacttacagtaagtacagggacattccccccgaggcaagttgggtgaagtgccttgcccaaggacacaacgtcatctggcacagccgggaatcgaaccaacaaccgtctgattaatagcccgactccctaaccgctcagccatctgaccccccctcatTTAGGGGGATACGggcacagctcagtggtagagcaccaGGCTGCATGTCGAGAGGTTGCAGGTTAAGAAAtccctgtgtctgtagctttcgATGACATTGTCTGCATGTGCACATAGGACAGCTGAACTTCCAGTAGTGAAGTCCCGGAAATAGGTCAAAGTAAAAACTGTGGTTTCAGAGTATATGGGTAGCTGTCATGTGAATATGATCACAGAGTTCACACCAAGACATGccatcacagagagagaaagcaagagagagagagaagagagcgcaagagagcgATACAGAGACTCACATTTATGCCTATGAGCTTGCTGACTGGTTTCATGACCAGCGAGCACACAAACCCACTGACGTACATAACCAGGGGGATGGTAGCAATGAAGTTCTGCAAAAGACAAAGGAAGCCGCAGGTTTCACAAAGGGTTCTGTTAAGAAAAAACAATCCCAAAACCACTCAAACGTCGTCTGAAGGTGTTCCAGAGGGCCTACCTTGGGCAACAGCAGGGCATTGGTCAGATACATGGACATGTAGGTTTGGGATAGGTTGACCATCAGCCTGGTACACATGTACAGGAACGCAACCTGAAACCAACATGAACCATGGACACTGCTCACCAACAGTTTGAACCACATGTCCACAAActcgtgtcactgtgtgtgtgtgaaaaagtgtCAAAGAGATCCACTGATGTGATATGATTTCCCTTTCCACTGCTTGAAAGTGACTTGTTCAGATCTCAAATGTAGGATAAAGATGTGTTTGTTCAGGAGGAATCTTTTTATGTCGCATTTCCTCTTTTGTTTTAAGTTGTCAAATTCTGTGAAAGAAGCCTTTATAAGTATTCACTTTTAGGAAGTAGTTTTCTAATTCCAAACATTAGATTTCACAACAGTAAAACGTggaaaagcaaaacattttTTCTATGAAATTCTAGGGActccgccaccccccccccccccccccgacacactcCCGAGAGCCACAGGTCATTTGTAACCCAGAGAGTAACCTGGTAGAAGGCAGGTTCCTTGAACCAGTGATTCCACTGCAGCAGAGTCTGGGACGAGGTCTCCTggttcagagagaggagaggctggccctcctcctcctggccagaCTCCTCCCGGGCAGGGCCTGTCTCCCGGGTGCCCAGGTGGAAGACCAGAGAGAACACCGCTCCGATAGCCAACACGATGAGGGACAGGtccttgggagagagagacagagagagacagacagacagagggagagagagacagagagagacagagggagagagagagagagagagagagagagagagagagagagagagagagagagagagagagagagagaggaatgaaaaATGAAGGAGTTGGAAAtgaagatgtagagagagagaaatggaaataGAAAAtttagatagagagaaagagagcccaAATTCGAATACATGGTACACACTATACAACATTCCACTGGTAACATTTCAACAGACCATTGGTAAGCACGTCGTACAGTTTACGGGCACATTCGCTACCGGGCCATGTACTGGCAGACCAGCTCCCCTACCCTGAATATGGGGATGTCGACACGGCCCAGACTGTCGGAGATGAGAGGCTGCTGGGCCTGGAAGTGGAAGAGTAACCAGGCCACGGCGTACACGGTGATGTTGGCCACCACGGTGAACGCATACCTGCACAGACAGGACCAGGACATGAGGTCAGGCCGCTAGGTCGACACAGGCATCTCCGGAGACGGTTTTAGAAATTCGCACCACGATTATGCTGAATGCCAGGATATGAAATGTGAGATTGATGTCTTAAAGCCTCTGGAATTTAGGCTTGCAGTGGGTGCTTTCATTTCCGAAATCCAAATCTCCACATTAATTCTCTAATGAAAAATTAAAGCCTGGTTTCAAGGAAAGGCAAGCAAACACATGAAACTTGGCAATCATTCAGGCAGCTTTGAAACATCCACTGCTCTCATTAAGAAGGCTAAATCTGATTACTTCCTGAGTATAATTTCAAATGTAACATTCTGTTGACCATTTAGGGAGCTAAAACCTCACAACATGTTCCCAAATTACATCTGGTTCAGAAACAATTGCAGATATTGTCCATACAAAGAAGTACTGCATTACATTTGTTTGAAAGGACCTTCAGAGTGAAGATAAATCCTTTATGCCAGTTATGACATTCCAAACGTAATGATTTTCCTTCCAATTCATTCCCATTAGTttaaccaaccctaacccctgaAACCCACCCCATTGGTCAATCTGTTGAGTTCTGACAGAGCTAACGGCAAAACAAACAGGGAACTTTTACACCCGGCAACCCTTGTGTTAGCTCCCTTAACAGTCCTGGACCAGTTAGGAACCATGgtagagaaactgagagagagagagagggggggggggggagtgagagagagagggagagagagaggga encodes:
- the LOC136936681 gene encoding occludin-like; translated protein: MFEKQRYDSPPVYSPPYTAPSNGYGPPVSFTSPKSDFDPYPPPPGSYYMEDKPQHFYKWISPPGIVKAMMGVVVVLCVAIFACVASTLMWDMQGYQMGMGSYGSGLGGYGGYGSNYGSSYGSGYGGGYGGGYGGYGNQYSSYPTPYSAKTSMIAMAAINFVVALGFFIAGFSKTAVFRCRKFYLAILVTSCIMAFLEGIISIVYIVGVNPMAQSSSSMMYNPMLMMCQNLYGAGYSNMGGVGGFPMYNQYLYHYCFVDPQEGVAMVCGFLVVIALVVAAVFAHKTRSKIWRYGKPNIYWDAPLTGGLAPEGRDVEDWVNQVEDNNSTHDAPTVVMSEKGGGALNTSANSIISYPAKPESSVLIGETYNNNVYSDRSSRPSDEPSRGGGVSSSPSEEAAGVRKPSANRGKRRRRNPELDESQYETEYTTGGDTGNELDAEHLESNYPQITSDGQRHEYKREFDADLREYKQLCAEMDDINDQMNKLSRQLDLLDEGSSKYQGVAEEYNRLKDVKRTSEYRSKKVECRQLRHKLFHIKRMVKDYDKGQ
- the LOC136936937 gene encoding major facilitator superfamily domain-containing protein 12-like, yielding MDLLPMERSLPVGRRLSYAVGHFLNDLCASLWFTYLLVYYHSVLGFPSTYAGVLLLVGQIADALSTPLVGYESDRTPGCAAYGKRKTWHLVGTLSVLVSFPFIFNPCLGCDENTPRWVSLTYFIPFIIIFQFGWASTQISHLSLIPELVSGEHAKVELIACRYAFTVVANITVYAVAWLLFHFQAQQPLISDSLGRVDIPIFRDLSLIVLAIGAVFSLVFHLGTRETGPAREESGQEEEGQPLLSLNQETSSQTLLQWNHWFKEPAFYQVAFLYMCTRLMVNLSQTYMSMYLTNALLLPKNFIATIPLVMYVSGFVCSLVMKPVSKLIGINMTYFLGLLLVSGFSYWVLVDVKMGRQVYGAGVLLGAGSATVLVMSLSMTARLIGHQTQSGAFVYGAMSFTDKMSNGLGVIIIQSMHPCSTETCCPACVWFYCDVMVIVTGGVAMAAAVSLCTILIWPIKIRQ